A portion of the candidate division KSB1 bacterium genome contains these proteins:
- a CDS encoding DUF512 domain-containing protein, producing MKIVAVHSGGAGEKLGLRPGDRLLSINGHPVSDELDLLFWSAETVRHLEVERDGQRHEFRCRAEAAEELGLDLEPMRVRTCGNACLFCFVDQNPPGMRPALYVKDEDYRLSFFHGNYVTLSNVGRRDLLRIAELRLSPLYVSVHAIDPQVRKKLLGLRQDDRLLEKLAFLAGSGITLHAQVVICPGYNDGPFLDQTTATLLEFFPQMASVALVPVGLTRHRKGLAPLGPVQPEDAALLVERYEQRAHQLRNLFGSHFVYLADELYLMAGRNVPTAERYEDFPQVENGVGMVRRFLDQLQSDIHHLPRAMKSATRLTLVTGMLAAPLVEEACAQITQRVASLRIDVVAVTNRFYGDTVTVSGLLTGQDIFAALSGRECGDLVLVPANCLNVDGLFLDDWTPERLSQMLGVPVEVVDYERIAQMFAAPLLRERAA from the coding sequence ATGAAAATCGTTGCAGTCCACAGCGGAGGAGCGGGAGAAAAGTTGGGTCTTCGTCCAGGGGACAGGCTGCTTTCCATCAACGGTCACCCGGTGAGCGATGAGCTCGACCTTCTTTTCTGGTCGGCCGAGACCGTGCGGCACCTTGAGGTTGAGCGTGATGGCCAGCGGCATGAGTTCAGATGCCGGGCGGAGGCGGCAGAGGAGCTTGGCCTGGACCTGGAACCGATGCGCGTCCGCACCTGCGGCAACGCCTGCCTCTTCTGTTTCGTCGACCAGAATCCGCCGGGCATGCGGCCGGCGCTCTATGTGAAGGACGAGGACTATCGTCTGTCGTTCTTCCACGGCAACTATGTGACTCTCTCCAACGTGGGACGCCGGGATTTGTTGCGCATCGCCGAGCTGCGCCTCTCGCCTCTGTACGTCTCGGTACATGCCATTGACCCCCAGGTGCGGAAAAAGCTCCTCGGCTTGCGCCAGGACGATCGCCTCCTCGAAAAACTTGCATTTTTGGCCGGATCCGGGATCACCCTGCACGCGCAGGTGGTCATCTGCCCCGGTTACAACGACGGGCCCTTCTTGGACCAGACGACCGCCACCCTGCTGGAGTTCTTTCCACAGATGGCCTCCGTGGCGCTCGTGCCCGTAGGACTGACCCGACATCGGAAAGGCTTGGCCCCACTCGGCCCTGTGCAACCTGAGGATGCAGCACTGCTGGTGGAACGATACGAACAGCGCGCACACCAACTGCGGAACCTTTTCGGCAGTCATTTTGTCTACCTGGCAGACGAACTGTACCTGATGGCCGGCCGGAACGTACCGACCGCTGAGCGCTACGAAGATTTTCCGCAAGTCGAAAACGGTGTGGGCATGGTGCGCAGATTTCTTGATCAGCTGCAGAGCGACATACACCACTTGCCGCGGGCGATGAAGAGCGCCACTCGCCTCACCCTCGTGACCGGAATGCTGGCCGCGCCGCTTGTGGAGGAGGCCTGTGCGCAGATCACGCAGCGAGTGGCGAGCTTGCGCATAGACGTGGTCGCCGTCACCAATCGCTTCTACGGCGACACGGTCACCGTGAGCGGGCTCCTCACCGGCCAAGATATCTTTGCTGCCCTGAGCGGTCGTGAGTGTGGGGACCTGGTACTGGTGCCTGCCAACTGCCTCAACGTCGACGGGCTCTTCCTTGACGATTGGACGCCGGAGCGACTTTCGCAGATGCTGGGCGTCCCAGTGGAAGTGGTCGACTATGAACGCATTGCCCAGATGTTCGCAGCGCCTCTGCTGCGGGAGCGCGCGGCATGA
- the nikR gene encoding nickel-responsive transcriptional regulator NikR, producing the protein MLTRFGISLDSELLARFDKMIAEMGYDNRSEAIRDLIRDALVQREWQEERGDRVGTITLIYDHHSGELPERLTELQHDHAEQIISTMHVHLDHDNCLEVLAVRGEARAIRAIADQLIGTKGVKHGKLVATTTGRELR; encoded by the coding sequence ATGCTCACGAGATTCGGCATTTCGCTGGACAGCGAGCTTCTGGCCCGCTTCGACAAGATGATCGCGGAGATGGGCTACGACAACCGCTCTGAAGCCATCCGTGACCTCATCCGCGACGCGCTAGTGCAGCGCGAGTGGCAAGAGGAGAGAGGCGACCGCGTCGGGACGATTACCCTCATCTACGACCACCACTCAGGTGAGCTGCCCGAGCGGCTGACTGAGTTGCAACACGACCACGCCGAGCAGATCATCTCCACGATGCACGTGCACCTGGACCACGACAACTGCTTGGAGGTGCTGGCGGTGCGCGGCGAGGCGCGCGCTATCCGTGCCATAGCCGACCAGCTCATCGGGACCAAAGGGGTAAAGCACGGCAAGCTCGTGGCCACTACCACCGGTCGCGAGCTGAGGTGA
- a CDS encoding class I SAM-dependent methyltransferase, whose translation MRDERQAFFDQLATSWDSEAAPDLVPVIVARLQLRPGERILDVGAGTGRLSRALAAAVGPAGLVLSLDFSRKMLQVARQHTGGAWRHLVCADVLHLPVLPSSFDRVVCFCCFPHFRNQPGALRELRAALVPGGRIHVIHEESSEAVNMRHRRIGGAVAHDFLPSGEAMRAMLHGSGLRGMVCEDRPGLFWAEAVKE comes from the coding sequence ATGCGTGACGAGCGGCAGGCGTTCTTTGACCAGCTTGCTACCTCGTGGGATAGCGAAGCCGCGCCTGATCTGGTACCCGTGATCGTGGCGCGTCTGCAACTGCGGCCAGGCGAGCGCATCCTGGACGTGGGGGCGGGCACGGGGAGGTTGTCGCGGGCCCTGGCGGCTGCTGTCGGCCCCGCGGGGTTGGTGCTCAGCCTGGACTTTTCGCGCAAAATGCTGCAGGTGGCGCGTCAGCACACAGGCGGTGCGTGGCGGCACCTTGTGTGCGCGGATGTTCTGCACCTGCCCGTGCTGCCCTCTTCCTTTGACCGCGTGGTCTGTTTCTGCTGCTTCCCGCACTTTCGCAACCAGCCTGGTGCGCTTCGAGAGCTGCGAGCTGCCCTCGTTCCCGGGGGGAGAATCCACGTCATTCATGAGGAGAGCAGTGAGGCAGTCAACATGCGGCATCGACGCATCGGCGGCGCGGTGGCCCATGACTTTCTCCCCTCAGGGGAGGCGATGCGCGCCATGCTTCACGGCTCTGGTCTGAGGGGCATGGTGTGCGAGGACCGGCCCGGTCTCTTTTGGGCCGAGGCGGTCAAGGAGTGA
- the der gene encoding ribosome biogenesis GTPase Der, which yields MSLPIVAIVGRPNVGKSTLFNRIVGRREAIVDPTPGVTRDRNYAEAEWTGRRFLLVDTGGFVIGTDEPIHRAVMEQLARGIQEADLVVFLVDGRAGVTGEDEELAHMLRKGGKAILLVVNKIDTAAHEELCAEFFRLGLGTPLPISAALGRRTGELMDEIVQRLPEQLPEISPDEGTALRLAIVGRPNVGKSSLINVILGTPKLVVTEIPGTTRDAIDTEFTYKGQRLILIDTAGLRRKSRISEAVEYYSTQRALRAMRRADAVAVVIDASQGLFDQDKRILEQVVQHRKGVFLVANKWDLVSVGARTGVKFEQAVREELRTLNYVPVLFVSAKTGHNVTQVLDVASAVAAERRKVVRTRELNQFLQEAVAQHAPAAYGTREVKIRFCAQVNAAPPVFAFYCNHPRGVQPNYRTYLEKQLRQRFGFMGVPLTLSFRRK from the coding sequence ATGAGCCTGCCCATCGTCGCCATCGTCGGCCGCCCCAATGTGGGCAAGTCCACCCTCTTCAATCGCATCGTGGGCCGCCGCGAGGCAATCGTTGACCCCACGCCCGGGGTAACCCGTGACCGCAACTACGCGGAGGCAGAATGGACCGGAAGGCGCTTTCTGCTGGTAGACACCGGTGGGTTTGTGATCGGCACCGATGAACCCATCCACCGCGCGGTCATGGAACAGCTGGCCCGGGGGATCCAAGAGGCGGACCTTGTGGTCTTCCTCGTTGACGGACGAGCCGGAGTGACCGGCGAAGACGAGGAGTTGGCGCACATGCTGCGCAAGGGCGGCAAGGCCATCCTCTTGGTGGTAAACAAAATCGACACGGCCGCTCACGAGGAGCTGTGCGCCGAGTTCTTCCGCCTTGGGCTCGGCACCCCGCTTCCTATCTCCGCCGCGCTGGGCCGCCGCACAGGCGAGCTCATGGACGAGATCGTGCAGAGGCTGCCGGAGCAGTTGCCGGAAATCTCCCCTGACGAAGGCACTGCGCTGCGCTTAGCGATCGTGGGCCGTCCTAATGTGGGCAAGTCCTCGCTCATCAATGTCATACTCGGCACACCCAAGCTGGTAGTTACGGAAATCCCCGGCACAACCAGGGACGCCATCGACACCGAGTTCACCTACAAGGGGCAGCGGCTCATTCTCATCGACACTGCAGGCCTGCGCCGCAAGAGCCGTATCAGCGAGGCGGTGGAGTACTACAGCACGCAGCGCGCCTTGCGCGCCATGCGGCGAGCGGACGCCGTGGCAGTGGTCATCGACGCCAGCCAGGGCCTGTTCGATCAGGACAAGAGGATTCTCGAGCAAGTGGTGCAACACCGCAAGGGAGTGTTCTTGGTCGCCAACAAGTGGGACCTCGTCTCTGTTGGGGCACGCACCGGCGTCAAGTTCGAACAGGCCGTGCGCGAGGAACTTCGCACGCTGAACTACGTGCCTGTGCTCTTTGTCTCCGCAAAAACCGGGCATAACGTCACACAGGTGTTGGACGTGGCATCGGCCGTCGCTGCAGAAAGGCGCAAGGTCGTGCGCACGCGGGAGCTCAACCAGTTTCTCCAGGAGGCGGTCGCCCAGCATGCGCCTGCAGCCTACGGCACCCGGGAAGTGAAAATCAGGTTCTGCGCCCAGGTGAATGCCGCCCCACCGGTGTTTGCGTTCTACTGCAATCATCCACGGGGCGTACAGCCCAACTATCGCACCTATTTGGAAAAGCAGCTGCGCCAACGCTTTGGCTTCATGGGAGTCCCACTCACACTGTCGTTTCGCAGGAAGTAG
- a CDS encoding tetratricopeptide repeat protein produces the protein MRRKTAIVLVAAMSLALLPGKVPGQGFKDRLGLGFNVGAQKLYCDIHHTSFAFGAEGTVRYLVGSKFSLVGAIGYGELTETRRSSFTTNLINADLKGHLALTSPRRIIPYLTLGLGVFNWQYQSNPRYFDGSLIFGGGLEVVLQPRTSLELYADYRHTTGDGYDGIVRQEKDGYLQVRAGFTYYFKDRRAPQEKPSELIAMDEKDLAAWLGKEEAADTAKFHAFEEKLAATEASESKVTMEQYLALKSKLDELNRVIAEKEREIEALRTELDFRVDRIAELEDELRKKRVSAPAAGSTAVAGDFSASYEEGLRAFYARNYTGAIEIFSALLREYPDHRLASNCQYWIGESHFGLGDYTAAKYAFDKVFSYDFSYKKDDAALMLGRCYMKLGDNERARSSLEALLRDYPDSEYAPKAESYLRRLKG, from the coding sequence ATGAGACGGAAGACTGCCATTGTCCTTGTTGCGGCAATGTCCCTGGCACTCCTGCCAGGGAAAGTCCCTGGGCAAGGGTTCAAAGATCGCTTAGGACTGGGCTTTAATGTTGGGGCGCAGAAGCTGTATTGCGACATCCACCACACCAGCTTCGCGTTCGGTGCGGAGGGAACCGTGAGGTACCTTGTCGGTTCCAAGTTCAGCCTGGTGGGGGCAATCGGGTACGGGGAGCTCACCGAGACAAGGCGCTCCAGCTTCACCACCAACCTGATCAATGCCGACCTCAAGGGACACCTTGCCCTCACCAGCCCCCGTCGCATCATTCCTTACCTCACGCTTGGCCTGGGTGTGTTCAATTGGCAGTACCAGAGCAACCCCCGCTACTTCGATGGGTCGCTCATCTTCGGCGGAGGCCTGGAAGTAGTGCTGCAGCCCCGCACCTCCTTGGAGCTCTATGCGGACTATCGCCACACCACGGGCGACGGCTACGATGGAATCGTCCGCCAGGAAAAGGACGGTTATTTGCAGGTGCGCGCCGGCTTTACTTACTACTTCAAGGATAGGCGCGCGCCGCAGGAAAAGCCCTCCGAGCTCATCGCCATGGACGAGAAAGACCTCGCCGCCTGGCTGGGGAAGGAAGAAGCCGCTGACACCGCCAAGTTCCATGCCTTCGAGGAAAAACTGGCGGCCACCGAGGCCAGCGAGAGCAAAGTCACCATGGAGCAATACCTGGCGCTCAAGTCCAAGTTGGATGAGCTCAACCGGGTGATCGCCGAAAAAGAGCGAGAGATCGAAGCCCTGCGTACGGAACTGGATTTCCGGGTGGACAGGATCGCCGAGCTGGAGGATGAGCTCAGAAAGAAGCGAGTGAGTGCTCCTGCGGCCGGTTCGACCGCGGTGGCCGGCGACTTTTCGGCTTCCTACGAAGAGGGCCTGCGCGCCTTCTACGCCCGGAACTATACCGGTGCCATCGAGATCTTTAGTGCACTGCTCAGGGAGTATCCCGACCATCGCCTGGCCAGCAACTGCCAGTACTGGATTGGCGAGTCCCACTTCGGCCTTGGCGACTACACTGCAGCCAAATACGCTTTCGACAAGGTCTTCAGTTACGACTTTTCCTACAAGAAAGACGACGCCGCTCTCATGTTGGGACGCTGCTACATGAAGCTTGGCGACAACGAGCGCGCCCGCTCCTCACTGGAAGCCTTGCTGCGCGACTATCCCGACAGCGAGTATGCGCCCAAGGCAGAGTCCTATTTGCGGCGATTGAAGGGGTAA
- a CDS encoding AI-2E family transporter, producing the protein MPEKKDRFDALLIVSASVLMGALLYTVRSHLSPLVVALAIVALLFPLRRQPVARHLLLVLLLLFVIWVAHELRDVLFPFAASLLLAYLLDPVVDRLQRWRLPRTAAVAIIVVLLVGLVVLALALIVPRILDEVGGMVEASIAFAGQASTWVERDLVAALGRLGIGSVQIQEHLVPKIANQAEGFLKFLFQSLLQLTSSVSSLLGQLLNLVLIPFLTFFLLKDFDRLRTAVRRLLPERQQSRAVEVVHSVDRVLVGFFRGELLVCLIVGTLTATLLSIFRIPYALLLGVLAGVLNLVPYVGLAITLLVGVLVGLFSPNPLVTTIKIVILIESVQILEGSFLSPKIVGDKVGLHPAWVMFAILTFSKLWGFLGLVIAVPTAGVIAALLRGWFARSRAPRTATAPEAP; encoded by the coding sequence ATGCCCGAGAAAAAGGACCGATTTGACGCCCTGCTCATCGTCAGCGCCTCCGTTCTCATGGGGGCGCTGCTCTATACGGTGCGCAGCCACCTGTCGCCCCTGGTGGTAGCACTGGCCATTGTCGCGCTCTTGTTTCCGCTGCGCCGCCAGCCCGTGGCTCGCCACCTCCTTCTGGTCTTGCTCCTGCTCTTTGTCATTTGGGTGGCCCATGAGCTGCGGGACGTGTTGTTTCCTTTCGCTGCATCCTTGCTCCTGGCGTACCTTCTTGACCCGGTAGTGGACCGCTTGCAGCGTTGGCGCCTGCCGCGGACTGCCGCGGTGGCCATTATCGTCGTCCTCCTGGTAGGCCTCGTTGTGCTGGCCTTGGCCCTCATCGTCCCCAGGATCCTGGACGAAGTAGGTGGCATGGTAGAGGCAAGTATTGCGTTCGCCGGGCAAGCCAGTACCTGGGTGGAACGAGACCTGGTTGCCGCATTGGGGCGTCTGGGCATAGGGAGCGTGCAGATTCAGGAGCATCTTGTGCCAAAGATTGCCAATCAGGCAGAAGGTTTCCTCAAGTTTCTCTTTCAGAGCCTTCTGCAGCTCACCTCGAGCGTCTCCTCGTTGCTCGGTCAGCTCCTGAACTTGGTGCTCATCCCGTTCCTGACCTTCTTTCTCCTCAAGGATTTTGACCGACTCAGAACTGCGGTGCGCCGCCTTCTACCGGAGCGGCAGCAGAGTCGCGCCGTCGAAGTGGTGCACAGCGTCGACAGAGTCTTGGTGGGCTTCTTCCGCGGTGAGCTATTGGTTTGCCTGATCGTCGGCACGCTCACGGCCACTCTGCTGAGCATCTTTCGCATCCCCTATGCGCTCCTGCTGGGCGTGTTGGCCGGCGTACTGAACCTCGTCCCCTATGTGGGACTGGCGATCACCTTGCTGGTTGGAGTTTTGGTGGGACTGTTCAGCCCCAATCCGCTCGTCACCACCATCAAGATCGTGATTCTCATCGAGAGCGTGCAGATTCTCGAGGGCTCCTTCCTGTCCCCGAAAATCGTGGGCGACAAGGTGGGGCTCCACCCGGCCTGGGTGATGTTTGCCATCCTGACGTTCTCGAAGCTTTGGGGCTTTCTCGGCCTGGTCATTGCGGTGCCCACCGCCGGCGTCATTGCCGCATTGCTCCGAGGCTGGTTCGCCCGGTCCCGCGCCCCGCGCACTGCCACTGCTCCTGAAGCTCCATGA
- a CDS encoding DUF374 domain-containing protein, with protein MPFRQRLKNIRRRISYSRVFVEALAFCGFAAMKLLTSTLRVRLYIHPSVQEQLHRGPLLFAFWHGRQFLLVPHFPSWNIALMSDLSWAGDIQTRILQRFGYTVVRGSSSHGGMRALLTLKKAIEAGHPAAFAVDGPRGPAFHAKPGILFLAEKLGLPLAPVATSAKPAWTLESTWCRYLLPKPFARCVAVLGKPIPPRSLAAQATTAELDRILNELTVRADLLVGATYHQASLRTTA; from the coding sequence ATGCCCTTTCGCCAACGGCTGAAGAACATACGTCGCAGGATAAGCTACTCACGCGTCTTTGTGGAGGCGCTGGCCTTCTGCGGCTTTGCCGCGATGAAGCTCCTCACCAGCACCTTGCGCGTGCGCCTCTACATCCACCCCAGCGTACAAGAGCAACTGCACCGCGGGCCTCTGCTCTTTGCCTTCTGGCACGGGCGGCAGTTCTTGCTGGTACCCCATTTCCCTTCCTGGAATATCGCGCTGATGAGCGATCTGAGCTGGGCTGGGGATATTCAGACGCGCATACTGCAGCGCTTCGGCTACACGGTGGTGCGCGGGTCCAGCAGCCACGGAGGGATGCGCGCCTTGCTCACCCTGAAGAAGGCAATCGAGGCGGGCCACCCGGCCGCCTTTGCTGTGGATGGGCCGCGCGGGCCCGCCTTTCACGCCAAACCGGGCATCCTCTTCTTAGCTGAGAAGCTGGGCCTCCCCTTGGCCCCGGTTGCCACCAGTGCCAAACCAGCGTGGACACTGGAGTCCACCTGGTGCCGCTACCTCTTGCCCAAACCGTTTGCCCGCTGCGTGGCCGTTCTGGGTAAGCCCATCCCTCCTCGCTCGCTTGCTGCTCAGGCCACAACCGCCGAGTTGGATCGCATCCTCAATGAACTGACCGTGCGTGCCGACCTGCTGGTGGGGGCCACCTATCACCAGGCGAGCCTTCGTACCACGGCATGA
- a CDS encoding alcohol dehydrogenase catalytic domain-containing protein produces the protein MERSLRLTELQRPQPDLGEALVRVLRAGICNTDLEIVRGYMGFEGVLGHEFVGVVEQCADARWLNKRVVAEINVACGKCRFCARGLARHCLNRTVLGIQGRSGVFAEYVAIPTANLIEVPATVSDVEAVFVEPLAASVEILEQVHIGPEDRVAIIGDGKLSALIAQVLRLTGCALIVVGKHQTKLGLFSQIGIPTALRNNLPKRSYSVVVEASGSPSGLELALHLVEPRGTLILKSTYNDRPSVDVSRIVVDEITVVGSRCGPFPAAIRLLQQRLVEVAPFVTKTFPFSEALEAFAFAQEEQTFKVQLDMSG, from the coding sequence ATGGAGAGATCGCTCCGGCTAACGGAGCTGCAACGCCCCCAGCCCGACTTAGGCGAAGCGCTGGTGCGGGTGCTACGCGCGGGCATTTGCAACACGGATCTCGAAATCGTCCGCGGCTACATGGGCTTTGAAGGGGTACTGGGGCACGAGTTCGTCGGCGTGGTGGAACAGTGTGCAGACGCGCGCTGGCTCAACAAGCGCGTGGTTGCCGAGATCAACGTCGCCTGCGGCAAGTGTCGCTTCTGCGCGCGGGGCTTGGCGCGCCATTGCCTGAATCGGACAGTGCTGGGCATTCAAGGTCGGAGTGGCGTGTTTGCCGAATACGTCGCCATTCCGACCGCAAACCTCATTGAGGTGCCTGCTACCGTATCGGATGTGGAAGCTGTCTTCGTCGAGCCGCTGGCGGCCAGTGTCGAGATCCTCGAGCAGGTACACATTGGGCCCGAGGATCGGGTAGCCATCATAGGTGATGGGAAACTGTCGGCACTCATTGCCCAGGTGCTCAGGCTCACCGGGTGCGCGCTGATTGTGGTAGGCAAACACCAAACGAAACTGGGCCTCTTTTCGCAGATCGGCATCCCCACTGCGCTGCGCAACAATTTGCCAAAGCGGTCGTACTCCGTGGTCGTGGAGGCATCGGGGTCGCCCAGCGGCCTGGAATTGGCCCTGCACCTTGTGGAGCCCAGAGGAACCCTCATTCTGAAGAGCACGTATAACGACCGCCCCAGCGTCGACGTTTCGCGCATCGTCGTGGACGAAATCACGGTGGTGGGCTCCCGCTGCGGCCCTTTTCCGGCCGCCATCCGCCTGCTGCAGCAGAGGCTGGTGGAAGTGGCGCCGTTCGTCACAAAGACGTTTCCATTTAGCGAGGCACTCGAGGCATTCGCCTTCGCTCAGGAGGAGCAGACCTTCAAGGTGCAGCTTGACATGTCTGGCTAA
- a CDS encoding TonB-dependent receptor has translation MRLNRFLLLGFAMGLIGTQGRAEVKEEAAADSVRYRFNPVVVTATKVREAQRDVAASITLIDGAKTTLAPSAAVFDLVQTHVPSLYLTQWGVMGYGVAGSAAGKIAMRGLGGTADTHVLILRNGRPDFMGLMGCTIGDEFVTDGIERVEVVRGPASFLYGTNATAGVINIVTQGLERPGFATSFSGGVGSFATRHLSARHAGRLSKFNYQFTAARRNTDGHRQDGNAAYEGNFFTAHFGYDVAPRTAIEANATLADLYLYDPGPVSKPVKDQWYDIRRWGGDLTVNHASSLGESYLKLHANYGRHRFFDGWRSFDRMVGFMVYHNLRLRRGNTTTMGFDLKRYGGDAHNSLSGTDYGRYYLSEWAPYVHVQQLLFGRLIASAGVRVEHHELYGWEVLPKAGLVAHVTRRTSVRAAVAKGFRSPSIRELYFFPPHNPDLLPEEIWNYELGVEQHLSSRLRVEGTLYRLRGDNLIVIAKNATPPPMFKLDNSGRVANTGYEMVWQWEPVERLELGGSWSHIVDMEVTVANAPRQKLTAYASGQIGRFSFIVDATGVKDWYGRDNASPKPNLYRMDDYFVVNLSGKVNLFGPLALRVNARNLLDPRYQAMWDYPMPGRTLDGELVVTF, from the coding sequence ATGAGATTGAACCGCTTCTTGCTGCTGGGGTTCGCTATGGGGCTGATCGGCACGCAGGGCAGGGCTGAGGTCAAGGAGGAGGCAGCGGCGGATTCGGTGCGGTACCGCTTCAACCCGGTCGTGGTGACGGCCACCAAGGTGCGGGAGGCGCAGCGGGACGTGGCGGCCAGCATCACGCTCATCGATGGGGCCAAAACTACGCTTGCTCCCAGTGCGGCGGTGTTTGACTTAGTGCAGACTCATGTGCCCAGCCTTTACCTGACGCAATGGGGCGTGATGGGGTATGGCGTCGCCGGCAGCGCGGCAGGCAAGATAGCCATGCGCGGTCTCGGCGGCACTGCCGATACGCACGTGCTCATCCTGCGCAATGGCAGGCCGGACTTTATGGGCCTTATGGGGTGCACAATTGGCGACGAGTTTGTCACCGACGGCATCGAGCGGGTGGAGGTAGTGCGCGGGCCAGCTTCTTTCCTGTACGGCACCAATGCCACTGCCGGGGTGATCAACATCGTCACCCAAGGGCTGGAGCGCCCCGGCTTTGCCACAAGTTTCTCCGGAGGCGTGGGCAGTTTTGCCACACGGCACCTCTCGGCACGCCATGCCGGCCGCCTCAGCAAGTTCAACTACCAATTTACGGCGGCTCGGCGCAACACCGACGGTCATCGCCAGGATGGCAATGCTGCCTACGAAGGTAACTTTTTCACCGCCCACTTCGGCTACGATGTGGCGCCGCGCACCGCCATAGAGGCGAATGCCACGCTCGCCGACCTTTACCTCTATGACCCCGGGCCGGTCAGCAAGCCAGTCAAGGATCAGTGGTACGACATCCGCCGCTGGGGAGGCGATTTGACAGTCAATCACGCGAGCTCGCTTGGGGAAAGTTACCTCAAGCTTCACGCCAACTACGGTCGGCACCGCTTCTTCGACGGGTGGCGGTCCTTCGATCGCATGGTCGGGTTCATGGTCTACCACAACCTGCGCCTGCGACGCGGCAACACGACCACCATGGGCTTTGACCTGAAACGCTATGGCGGCGACGCCCACAACAGCCTCAGTGGCACCGACTATGGGCGCTACTATCTCAGCGAGTGGGCCCCGTACGTGCATGTGCAGCAGCTCCTGTTCGGCCGCTTGATTGCCTCTGCCGGTGTGCGGGTGGAACATCACGAGCTCTACGGCTGGGAGGTGCTGCCCAAAGCCGGGTTGGTGGCCCACGTCACGCGCCGCACATCCGTGCGTGCCGCGGTAGCCAAAGGGTTCCGGAGCCCATCGATTCGCGAGCTCTATTTTTTCCCGCCTCACAATCCTGACCTGCTGCCCGAAGAAATTTGGAACTATGAGCTCGGGGTCGAACAGCATCTGAGCTCGCGGCTTCGTGTCGAGGGGACCTTGTATCGGCTGCGCGGCGACAACCTGATCGTCATCGCCAAGAACGCGACCCCTCCACCCATGTTCAAGCTGGACAATTCCGGGCGGGTGGCGAATACCGGATACGAAATGGTCTGGCAATGGGAGCCAGTGGAGAGATTGGAGCTGGGCGGCTCGTGGTCGCACATTGTGGACATGGAGGTCACCGTTGCCAACGCGCCGCGCCAGAAGCTGACCGCCTATGCCTCGGGACAGATAGGGCGTTTCTCATTCATTGTCGATGCCACCGGGGTGAAAGACTGGTACGGCAGGGACAACGCCTCGCCCAAACCGAATCTTTACCGGATGGACGACTATTTCGTGGTCAACCTGAGCGGCAAGGTGAATTTGTTTGGCCCGCTGGCCTTGCGCGTGAACGCGCGCAACCTGTTGGACCCGCGGTACCAAGCGATGTGGGATTACCCGATGCCGGGAAGAACCCTGGACGGCGAGCTTGTGGTCACCTTCTGA
- a CDS encoding ECF transporter S component, producing MAARDLSLAALFVGLGVLIPILFHAVGLGSVFLPMFLPLAAAGFYLPLGVAMAVGVLTPVVSALATGMPPLSPPVAQLMALEGLALTGVVGALARRERVPVLVALVAGLAASRAVMVIWVAALVPLLGLPAKSMSLAALLQGVPGIVLILVLVPIVVKRLRPSQVRKGAAHA from the coding sequence ATGGCGGCGCGCGACCTGAGTCTTGCCGCCCTGTTCGTCGGGTTGGGTGTGCTCATCCCGATTCTGTTTCATGCCGTCGGGTTGGGGAGCGTGTTCTTGCCGATGTTTCTGCCCCTGGCCGCGGCCGGATTCTATCTGCCCTTGGGCGTAGCCATGGCGGTGGGCGTGCTCACGCCGGTGGTCTCGGCCTTGGCCACCGGCATGCCGCCCCTGTCGCCGCCGGTGGCGCAACTCATGGCCTTGGAGGGGCTGGCGCTGACCGGCGTAGTGGGGGCATTGGCGCGCAGAGAGCGGGTTCCGGTGCTCGTGGCACTGGTCGCCGGGCTTGCGGCTTCGCGGGCGGTGATGGTCATCTGGGTGGCGGCTTTGGTCCCGCTCCTGGGCCTGCCGGCGAAGAGCATGTCCTTGGCGGCGCTGCTCCAGGGTGTGCCGGGCATCGTTCTCATCCTCGTGCTGGTGCCGATTGTGGTCAAGCGCCTTCGCCCATCGCAGGTGAGAAAGGGGGCAGCTCATGCGTGA